In Micromonospora sp. LH3U1, one genomic interval encodes:
- the rhaI gene encoding L-rhamnose isomerase — MTQPDAQTLERVKLALRSQRIETPSWAYANSGTRFKVFPQEGVPRNPYEKVADAAVVHQLTGIAPTVALHIPWDRVDDYADLAAYAGDHNVRLGAINANVFQDNDYKLGSVTNPDPGVRRKAIDHLIECVDIMDRTGSRDLKLWFSDGTNYPGQDDIRARQDRLAAALRETYDRLGDDQRLLLEYKLFEPAFYTTDVPDWGTAYAHCLELGPKAQVVIDTGHHAPGTNIEFIVAFLLRVGKLGAFDFNSRFYADDDLMVGSADPFQLFRIMYEIVRGDALAPEAGIAFMLDQCHNIEAKIPAIIRSVLNVQEATAKALLVDADALAAAQRSGDVLAANAVLMDAYNTDVRPLLAELRTDLGLDPDPMTAYARSGYFDRIRAERAGGQQAGWGA; from the coding sequence ATGACGCAGCCCGACGCGCAGACCCTCGAAAGGGTCAAGCTGGCCCTGCGGTCCCAGCGCATCGAGACGCCATCCTGGGCGTACGCCAACTCCGGGACCCGCTTCAAGGTCTTCCCGCAGGAGGGGGTGCCGCGTAACCCGTACGAGAAGGTGGCCGACGCGGCGGTCGTACACCAGCTCACCGGCATCGCACCCACGGTGGCGCTGCACATCCCGTGGGACCGGGTCGACGACTACGCCGATCTGGCCGCGTACGCGGGGGATCACAATGTCCGCCTGGGCGCGATCAACGCCAACGTCTTCCAGGACAACGACTACAAGCTGGGCAGCGTCACCAACCCGGACCCTGGGGTGCGCCGCAAGGCCATCGACCACCTGATCGAGTGCGTGGACATCATGGACCGCACCGGCTCCCGCGACCTGAAGCTCTGGTTCTCCGACGGCACCAACTATCCCGGCCAGGACGACATCCGTGCCCGGCAGGACCGGCTCGCGGCGGCGCTGCGCGAGACCTACGACCGGCTCGGCGACGACCAACGGTTGCTGCTGGAGTACAAGCTCTTCGAGCCGGCCTTCTACACCACCGACGTGCCGGACTGGGGCACCGCGTACGCGCACTGCCTGGAGCTGGGCCCGAAGGCGCAGGTGGTCATCGACACCGGGCACCATGCCCCGGGCACGAACATCGAGTTCATCGTGGCGTTCCTGCTGCGCGTCGGCAAGCTCGGCGCGTTCGACTTCAACTCGCGCTTCTACGCCGACGACGACCTGATGGTCGGCTCGGCGGACCCGTTCCAGTTGTTCCGGATCATGTACGAGATCGTCCGTGGCGACGCGTTGGCGCCCGAGGCCGGCATCGCGTTCATGCTCGACCAGTGCCACAACATCGAGGCGAAGATCCCGGCCATCATCCGCTCGGTGCTGAACGTGCAGGAGGCGACCGCGAAGGCGCTGCTCGTCGACGCGGACGCACTGGCCGCCGCGCAGCGCAGCGGTGACGTGCTCGCCGCCAACGCCGTGCTGATGGACGCGTACAACACCGACGTCCGGCCGCTGCTCGCCGAGCTCCGTACGGACCTGGGCCTGGATCCGGACCCGATGACCGCGTACGCCCGCTCCGGCTACTTCGACAGGATCCGCGCCGAACGCGCCGGTGGCCAGCAGGCCGGCTGGGGCGCCTGA